A stretch of DNA from Amylolactobacillus amylophilus DSM 20533 = JCM 1125:
CTTCTTGATATTTGAAATTCTCTTCTTCTATTGGCTTATTTCAAACGGTATTCATGCAATTGCGATGCTACGCACACTTGGTACAAAGTCGCAGGGATGGAAGCTTGATAAGAACTTAGGTATCCAGATTCAACAGCCTGGTGATAATTCGATGCTACTTTTGCTATTTGGGATTGCTTCTCTACTTGCAATTGCAATCTTTGGCTATGTTTACTGGGTAAGCTTTAAAAGTAATCGTAAGCTTTATGAACTAGCTCAAGAGGGGCGGAAGATTCCGTCAACAATGGACGATATTCGCTCTCTTTTTGATGAGAAATTCCACATCACGTTAATGTCCATTCCAATTGTCGGTGTACTTACCTTTACGGTTCTACCTTTGCTCTATATGATTTCAATTGCTTTTACAAGCTATGATCATAACCACTTGCCTCCAAAGAACCTCTTTCATTGGGTGGGTTTCGCAAACTTTGGTTCAGTGATTAATGGCGATATTGCTGGAACATTCTTTCCTGTACTGACGTGGACAATTGTCTGGGCTGTTGTTGCAACGGCTACTACGTTTTTTGGTGGAATTTTATTAGCACTTTTGCTAAACGCCAAGCAATTAAAGGGTAAGAAGTATTGGCGGATAGTCTTCATGGTTACGATGGCAGTACCTCAATTTGTTTCCTTGTTACTGATGGCTAATCTTTTTAATGACTCTGGTCCTATCAATGCACTGTTACTTAATTGGGGTTGGATTAAGAGTTCGATTCCGTTCCTGACTGACGGTACAATTGCCAAACTGGTAATTATTTTCGTGAATATGTGGATTGGTATTCCGGTTACTATGTTAATCGCGACAGGAATTATTCAAAACTTACCACAGGACCAAATTGAAGCGGCAACTATTGATGGTGCTAATAAATTTCAGATTTTCAGAAAAATTACTTTCCCACAAATTGTCTTCGTCATGGCACCGGCGCTAATTCAGCAGTTCATCGGTAATATCAATAACTTTAATGTAATCTATTTGCTGACGGGTGGTTATCCTTCAAATTCGAAATTTTATAGCGCGGGTGAGACTGATCTGTTGGTAACGTGGCTGTACAAACTAACTGTTGATAGTGCTGACTATAACTTAGCGAGTGTTATCGGTATTATAATCTTTGTTCTTTCTGCCGCATTCTCATTATTTGCGTATAAGAAGACTAATTCGTACCAGAATGGAGGTCTTGCATAATGGCACACAAAAGCACAACACATACAAGATCCGGGCAGAAACGCCGTAACAGTATTTGGATTAATGCATTAACTGTGGTGCTTGGGATTGTCTGGATCCTACCAGTTATTTGGATTATTCTGACTAGTTTACGTGGAGAGGGTGGTGCGTTCGTTCAATATTTCGTTCCGAAATCGTTCACTTTCCAAAACTATATTACTTTGTTCCAAAACCCTGACTATCCATTTCTCCAGTGGTTCCTTAATACACTACTCGTATCCTCTGTGACGTGTGTGATCTCTACATTAATTACAATTTCGATGGCGTACTCATTATCAAGATTACGCTTCCGATTTAGAGGACCATTCCTAAAGATTGCGCTGGTTTTAAATATGTTCCCGGGCTTCATGAGTATGATTGCCATTTATTATATTTTAAAAGCTGTCAACTTAAATCAAAGTCTAATTGCACTAATTCTAGTCTACTCTAGTGGTGCCGCGCTTGGTTTCTATATTGCTAAAGGATTCTTCGATACTATTCCGATGGCATTAGATGAATCGGCAATGATTGATGGTGCGACGAAGTTCCAGATTTTCACTAAAATTACGCTCCCATTGTCGAAGCCAATAATTGTCTATACAGCATTGATGTCGTTCATGGGTCCTTGGATGGACTTCATCTTTGCAAAAGTTATCCTTGGTGATGCAACCCACAAGTATACTACCGCTATTGGTCTATATTCGATGATGACCAAGACAACGGCAAATAGTCTTTTCATGACGTTTACTGCAGGGTGTGTAGTGATTGCGATTCCAATTACGATTTTGTTCATCTTCATGCAACGCTATTATGTTGAGGGAATTACAAGCGGTGCTGTTAAAGGATAATATTAATAACGAGAGGGTGTACTAACCATGGTACAAATTGATTTAGAACATATTTATAAAGAATATCCAAAATCGGACCATTATGCGGTAATGGATTTCGACTTACATATTAAAGATAAGGAATTTATTGTATTCGTTGGACCATCGGGCTGCGGTAAAAGTACAACTTTACGGATGATTGCAGGACTGGAAGATATTTCTAAGGGCGATTTGAAAATTAATGGCGAAGTGGTTAATGATCTTCCGTCTAAGGATCGTGATATTGCCATGGTCTTCCAAAGTTATGCGCTGTATCCACATATTTCGGTTTATGAAAATATGGCTTTTGGCCTTAGATTAAGAAAGTATAGCAAGGCGGAAATTGATAAGCGTGTAGATGAAGCTGCAGAAATACTTGGTTTAACTGAATTTCTCAGCAGAAGACCGGCGGACTTATCCGGTGGACAACGTCAACGTGTTGCCCTTGGGCGAGCGATTGTCCGGGATGCCCCAATCTTTCTAATGGACGAACCGCTCTCTAACTTGGATGCCAAGTTACGTGTTTCCATGCGTGCTGAAATTGCAAAACTACATCAACGGTTAAATACCACGACGATCTACGTAACTCACGATCAAACTGAGGCTATGACAATGGCCGATCGAGTTGTTGTTATGTCCGTAGGTAAGATTCAACAAGTTGGTACACCGGCAGAAATTTATGACAATCCTAAGAACCAATTTGTTGCTAGCTTTATTGGCTCACCATCGATGAACTTCTTTGATGTCACATACGAAAACGGAAGAATTCATAACGATAAAGGAATAGATCTAGCGGTACCAGAAGGTAGAGCCAAGATTCTAGATAGAAATGGGTACGAAGGCAAACATGTGGTTTTTGGCATTCGTCCTGAAGATATTCACACTGAGAATGCATTCTTAACAAGCTGGCCCAAACAGATTGTGAATGCGAGGGTAGTTGTATCTGAGCTTCTTGGAGCTACGAGTCAACTTTATGCGGAGATGGGTGACGAGGAGTTTGTTGCTACAGTTGATGCAAGGGATTTTCATAATCCAGGTGATGAGGTAACGATGGGCTTTGATATCAATAAGGGCCATTTCTTCGATGTCGATACTACGGAAGCAATTAAGTAAGATAAATCAAATTTTTATAGATATATTGTGTAGTTATTAAAAAATCGTCAGCTTCTATGTAATGAGGCTGACGATTTTTGGTGTTTATTTAGGCCCTTTGACAGGTCGTATCGGTAAAATAGTTTGAGATCATTTTCAATCGCTGAAAATGGTCTCTTTTTACTTTATAAATAATTTAACTAATTTTCGAATCTTTACCCTGGATATTGCCAGGCTTGATATTCTACAGCTCAGTTTCCAAGGGATAATTCAAAATTTGTTTGACAAGGAGAAAATCTTCTTTGCGAATTCTATCTTCGAATTGGCTAGATTGGATTCTGCCTAGGCCAAAACTATGAATTTGAGTTTACCATACCGTGGATTGAATAATTATTCAATGGTATATATCCTGAGAAGTTATTACCACCAGAAGTTATTGGGCAAACAATCACGTAATTTGTCTTCATATTATAATGATTTGATGACACAACTAGGGCTGGATGTGTACCGCGCATCTCAGATCCAACTACAGGTGAAAAGTTTAGCCAGATTATATCTCCCTGAGGAGGCTTATACATCTAACTTAAACTCCGATTCCGCTTTTTTTTGCCAACTGCTATCTTCATCGTTCACAAAATTCCTCCTTAGATTTAAAGGGGTTTTCAATCCGTGGTACGAATATCAATCTACTATTTTTACCTCATCATTTCACCTTCCTAAAAATTTATTGACTAACCAGTCGAAATCGCTTGACTTAGTTATTTAAATTCCATATACTTTGTATCTATTTGTGATTTTAAGGAGGTTTGGATGAAACTACTAGGGTTATATTTAAAGAAGTATTGGTCCAATGTTACAGTAGCAACTGGTGCGATGGTTGTCATCGCCTTTGCCACGCTCTGGCAACCGAAACTGTTACAGAACATGATTGATGCTATCTTGCAAAATGACAAGCAGACCGTCTACGAACTGGGTATTCAGTTAATGGGACTCGCAGTCCTAGGAATTATTGCCGGAATAGTCAACACGATTTTCTCGGCCAAGGCTTCGCAATCAATCGCGGCCGACATGCGAGAACTTGCCTACCGCAAGATTCAGACGTTCTCGTATGGTAATATTCAGAAGTTCTCTGCCTCGAACCTGGTGGTTAGGCTGACGAACGATATTAACCAAGTTCAAATGGTTGTGATGAGTCTCTTGCAACAACTCACACGAATTCCCGTTCTTTTCATCGGGTCATTTATCCTCGCAATTGCGGTTATGCCAAGCCTTTGGTGGGTGATTATCGCGATGCTGGTACTAATCGTGACTACTGCCATGGTTAGCTTCACCAAAATGGGTAAGTTCTTCGGCCAGATGCAAGAAATGATGGAGAAGAATAATACACTAGCGCGGGAGAACCTCATGGGGATGCGCGTGGTGAAGTCATTCGTGCAGGAGCAGGAGCAGATCGACAAGTTCTCTGAAGCGTCCGACGAGATGACGGATGTCACAATCAAGATTGGGAATCTCTTCTCTATCTTGATACCGAGCTTCTTCTTGGTGGGGAATATGGCTGTTGCTGTGGTCGTCCTCCTGGTAGGAAATATGGTGACCAAGGATCCCGGCGTGCTAGGAGCATCACAAGCCTTCATCAGCTATCTCATGCAGATTCTCTTTGCTGTGGTGATGGGTGGCTTCATGATGACCGGTGCCTCGCGGGCATTCGTCTCGCTGGCTCGTCTAAAGGAGATTTATGATGAGGAGCCCGAGCTGACTTATCCGGACGTTGCATCCATTGATTTGGCTGCATCTGTCGAATTTGAGCACGTCTCGTTCCAATATCCAAATGATGACAAAAAAGTTTTGGATGACATTTCGTTTACGGTCGAACCCGGAGAGATGATTGGTGTCGTTGGTGCAACAGGCTCCGGGAAATCCACGCTAGCCCAACTAATTCCAAGATTATATGATCCAACAGAGGGAGTCATCAAGGTTGGTGGCCATGATCTGAAGACGGTTAACGAAGAATCACTGCGCAGGACTATTTCGTTTGTTCTCCAACGGTCAACGATGTTCTCGGGGACGATATCTCATAACTTACGCCAGGGTAAACCGGATGCAACTGTGGATGAAATGCGCTGGGCTGCTGGGGTGGCTCAGTCCGCTGAATTCATTGAGAAACTGGAGCACCAATACGATGCTGAGGTTGAGGAACGTTCCGCAAACTTCTCCGGTGGTCAGAAACAACGTCTATCCATCACACGTGGGGTGATTGCTAAACCGAAAATCCTGATTATGGACGATTCAACCAGCGCGCTCGATGCAAAGTCGGAGAAGTTGGTTCAGGAGGCACTCGACCGGGAGCTTGCTGGCACCACCACTTTCGTTATTGCGGAGAAGATTTCTTCTATTGTGAAGGCTGATAAGATTCTCGTCCTTGATCAGGGGAAACTGGTTGGAATCGGAACACACCGTGAACTACGACAGACGAATGCAACTTATCAGGAGATATATGCAACACAGAAGGCATTAGAGGAGGTGTAGTCATGAAGGACTTAAAGAGTGCAGGCAAATTTTATTACCATTATTTAAGTAAGTATTGGAAGGGCATGACAGTTGTCTTGCTCCTTACCATTATTTCGACATATCTTCAGGTGCAGGCGCCCGTATTTATGGGTGAAGCTTTCACTAAGTTGACCGAGTATCTGCAGGCTTGGGCGAATCCCGCGACCCACGCCGCTGCCTCAAAGGCCGGATTCTATGATGCATTGATTAAGCTAGTAGCGTTTTACGTTGCAAACGCAATTGCGATGTTGATTAGCTCCATTGTGATTGCCCGAATTGCTGGTAAATCAACTGGAACGATGCGTGTGGGTCTTTTCCGCAAAATGCAACGGTTACGGATTAGCTACTTCGATACCCATTCTGACGGGGACATTCTCGCACGCTACACTAGCGACCTCGACAATATTTTCAATGCGATGAACCAGGCTTTATATGAAGTGATGTTCAGTTTCACTCTGTTCGTCGGTATGGTCTGGATGATGTTCAGGCAGAACGTGACGCTAGCATGGATTACCATTGCAACAACGCCGATAGCGGTTATTGTGGCTTTCGTGGTAATCAAAAACGCGCAAAAGTTCGTTAACCGGCAACAAGATGATATTGGTAAGATGAATGGTTACATCAACGAGCAAATCACGGGGCAGAAGATCATCATCACGAACGGCCTACAGGAAGATTCAATTGCGGGCTTCGTGCAGCACAATAATCAGGTCAAACAGACAACCTACAAGGGTCAGATTTGGTCCGGTATCTTGTATCCACTGATGCAAGGGATGGCGCTTTTGAACACCGCGGTCGTGATCTTCTGGGGTTCGTGGTATGTGATGAATGGCAAAATGAGCTTGGCCGTTGGCCTTGGACTAATTGTTATCTTCGTTCAATATGCACAACAATATTACCAACCAATCATCAGTTTGACGTCGTTATACACCATGATCCAGCTTTCGATTACGGGGGCACGGCGGATTAATGAGGTGAGAGAAGAACCTGATGAGGTTAAGCCAACTGCTGGTGTGCCATTTAGTGAGATTAAGGAGAAGATTAACCTGACTGACATCCACTTTAGCTACAATCCTGGTAAGGAAATCTTGCATGGGGTGAACATCGAAGTTGATAAGGGCCAGATGGTCGCACTTGTCGGACCAACGGGCTCTGGGAAGACGACGGTCATGAACTTGCTTAATCGCTTCTATGATGTGGATTCTGGCTCCATCACATTTGATGGGCAGAATATCCAAGACATGGATCTTGATTCTCTAAGAGGTAATGTGGGAATTGTACTGCAAGATCCACAGCTCTTCACAGGTACAATCGGTGAGAACATTAAGTTTGGTAAGCCTGATGCTAGCCAGGAAGAGATTGAGGCTGCTGCGAAGCAGGCAAACATTCATGACTTTATTGTGAGCTTACCTGATGGCTACGAGACCCGAATTGATGATGAGAATTCGTTATTCTCAGCTGGCCAGAAGCAGTTGATGTCAATTGCCAGAACTATCATTACAAATCCGAAGCTGTTGATTCTGGATGAGGCCACCAGTAACGTGGATACGGTGACTGAAGCGCAGATTCAGGCGGCGATGGACAACGTAATTGCGGGCCGAACAAGTTTCGTGATTGCCCACAGATTAAAAACCATTCTGAATGCCGATAAGATAGTGGTGTTGAGGAATGGCGAAGTCATTGAGGAAGGTAGTCATAAGCAGCTACTGGATGAACAGGGCTTCTATTACGAGTTGTATCACAATCAGATGGTCTTTGAATAAAGACGACAAAGCAGGTAAATACACCTGCTTTTTTTGTGGGATCAAGTATGGGTCAAAAAGTTATAAAATTTTTAAAGTAGAACGATAAAAACATTTGTAATTCTAATTTAAGGTAATGTTTATCGAGGGATTTACATGCTTTTGTGTCTAAGATTCATAAGTATCGGATGAGGTGTGTATAATGCAAGCCATGTATGGGATTTGAGTACTTTTTCAATGAGATAATTGCTGGTTATTTGATATAACTGAGCCTATTTAATTATAAATATATATGTTTATGTATTTTTATTTTGGTGAGCATGCTACTCTTCAAGAGTAGTCATTTCACAATAAAAATAAAGGAGGATGGGAATTTGGTTAAAAAGAAAAGGGTATTATTACTATTGGGTGGTACATTAGCGTTGTTCCTTAGTCTTGCAGGAACAGTTTATGCCTCTAACGATTCGATCAGTTTTAAATTTACGGTTAGTCCATGGCAACAAAATGGAAAAGCTGCTGGAGGTAGATACCGACAAACTACCCACCCAGAAAACCCGTGGAAAGTTAAGCTCAACTCAAGTTCGGAGGGTTCAGGTACCATAACTAGATTCTGGCTAGAGGATGCTAGCGCGAATAATGTGTCAACTTCGGTTGATGCGACGCAAGGACTTGGTCCTTATTATACCAATGCATTAACTACTGCAAGCCAAAAAACAGTATGGTTAACCGGAGAGAATAATAATTATAATGGCGTTACTTATTCTGTGGCTGGTGTTTGGGATGAGGAAACATGGAATTGAGAAGATACTTGGGTAAAGACGATAATCATTGAAAATTGATAGAGATTATAAAGTTATGTGAATATGACCTACGACGCCTTTTGTATTAGTAGCTCCAGAAATTTGGTGGCTACCTTTTTATTATTGATTATTTACTTACCTACATTTTATTTTTCTATTTTTAGAAATACGCAGATTTAACTTAACCAAAAACAACGAGGGGGTGCTTTGAGTGAAATACGAACTAGAGCGAGTTCTTAAGACAACCAAAAGCAAAGTTAGCATTGTTATTCTGACACTAATACCATTTTTCGATCTTTATATTAGTATTAAAGTAGCGTTTTATGATTTTTGGCTTCATCCTGATTCATATCCTCAAGGTATTGCCCGGAATCTACTGCCGCATCCAGCTCATGCGAGTCTTTTGTCCGGCTCATCATTGGGTCATTTTGCTCAGATGTTATTTATCTGGATTTTGCCGATTTATTTGATGTTTATTTACTCGGATTATTATATCCAAGAGAAGAAGCTAGGATATAGTGACATTTTGTATACTAAAAAATCGCGGAGTCAATTTCTGAAAGATCGTTTCTCTGTTTCATTTCTGTTAGGCTTTGCCGTGCCGTTTCTTAGTCTGACAATTAACTATTTGGCTGCTATACTCATCTTTCGCGGTGGCAAGTCATTTTCCGGGTTGGAACAATTTCCAGAAGCTCTACATGGATTGGCTTTGATTAGTTTGCAACATCCATACATAACCTATGCTGTCTATATCTTGGTTTTCTCGCTCTTTTCGGGCTTGTTTGCGATGTTATGTACCAGCATCTCAATGTTGTTTCCGCAATACAAATTAGCCTATCCGATCGCACTACTGATCTGGTACGGGCAGATTATACTACCCAATAGTCTAACGTATGTTTTCCAACCGTTTATCGAATATGGATTCAAACAGATTATTCCGGCGTCAATATTATTCGTCACAATTTGCTTAGCCGTCTCAATATTTGCATTCAGGCATCAGGTAATTGCTGATGAAACATAGGATTGCTAAGATTAGTGCTTTAAGTATATTTTTTGCCCTCTGGTGGTCGTATGTCTTTCGGAATGTATCGTTTGAATTTAGTCACAAATTAATCGTTGAGCTGAATTCTGCTTACGGGGGATATAATCACCTAATAACTCATGCAGGGATGAATATCATTTTACTGTTATTGTTGTTCAATCCATTCAATCTAACCCAGTTAGCCGTTCGAGCCCCCAGAAGACGAATCGTCAATAGGATGTTTGGTCAAATGATTGAAGCAGCCTTCTATTTCTCAGCTGTCTTTGTTGGAATCAATGTCTTGTTTAACATGTTCCACATTAATCTGAACCACTTAGTTGAAATTAATTTCTTTGGCGTTGCCATCTTATACTTCATCAGCGCCTTTATCTTTTATCTGCTGATGGGCACCGTTTTCCTGATTTGTTTGTCCTTGGTGTCTAATTATCCAATTGCAGTTGCAGTTACCTTTGGCCTCAGTATTGGCCAGCTGTATTTTCAACTGGTCCAGGGCTGGCCGACTGCCTTATCGATACTAACCGTTTATACAGATTATTATGAGGACGGATTCAACATCCTTCATTATATAAGTGTGAATGTTTTAGCCCTTATCTTTATTGGAGGATTATATCTAATTCTTAGCTATATCTTCCAGAGAAAGGATATCTTAGATGGTGAATAAACGAAGACTGTTAGTCATTGCTGCTGGAATCGGAGTATTTGCTTATTTATGGCAGTTAGCAATTCGTGCCAGTACAATGAATGATTTATACGCAGGTATTATTTTTAATGCCAATTTAAATTTTGACTTTATCCAATATTTTCTTTTTGCTGTTGCCACTTTGGGATTCATGGGTGTAGGTGAAACCTTTGGCAGGAACTTTGGAATTTATGTACTTGTCCGTAATCGGTCAACCTTTAAAATGTTTCTACAATTTCTCTGGAAAGCAATTAAGTACACTACTTTCTTTGAATTCACTAAAGTGCTAGTTTTCGGAGTGGTACTGGTCATCACTTCGGGGAAATTTGACTTTGCAGATGTTGGTAGCTTCTTCTATCTACTAGTTATGAATTATCTGTTCTTGTTGAACATTGTTGCGTTCGAGATGTTTATGGAAATTTTAGTTGATAGCAAGATTGCAATCTATGCTACCCAAGTATTCTTGCTCGGTTCAATCTTTGTTGCAGATACAATCAATCGCCTTAGTAATTACCAAAGTTTCGGTGTATTGATTCTGCTAAATTCTACGATGAATAATCGCATGGAACTACTGAAAGATAGTGCAGCAAGTGTATATGTACTCGCACCAATAGTTCAAATATTTTTCTTTTCAATAATGTGTCTTTTCTGCGTCTTTAAGTTTCGCCGAAAAGACTGGATATAAAGCGGAGGGGCTCAATGCCACAGATAAATTTCACAAATTATACCAAAGTAATCAAGAAGAAAACCATCCTAGACGATATCACCTTCCAGTTTGACTCGGGTAAAATATACGGTCTCCACGGGCGTAATGGATCGGGGAAGACGATGATTCTGCGGGCAATCTCCGGCTTAATTTTCCCCACTAGCGGCAGTGTACAGGTGGGCGACCAAGTGATCCACAAGGATGTAGATTTCCCGGCAGAAACGGGGGTAATCATCGAACATACTGACCTGCTGCCACAGTACACGGCTTTTGATAATTTGAAAATGTTGAGCAGGATTAATAATGTCGCAAGCGATGACGATATCAATTCGGCATTATTGGCTGTTGGCCTCGAGGGTCACGAAAAAGAGAAAGTTAAGAGTTTCTCACTTGGGATGCGGCAGAAGCTCAGCATCGCACAGGCGATTTTCGAACACCCAAAGCTATTGTTGTTGGACGAGCCAACTAATGCATTGGATCAAGAGACCATCCGTGATGTACGGCAAATTTTACTGGGATTAAAGCAAGACGGCGCAACAATTATCATCGCTAGCCACAATAAGGAAGACCTTGATGTGTTAGCTGATGAAATACTGTTAATTCACGATGAACGAATTAACATAGCTTAGTTAGAATATGTAAAAACCGCAGAGACAAGCTGTCTCTGCGGTTTTTCAGTTGGTTTTGAGTTGGTAAATAATAGAAGTGATTAAAGAAGTTGTTTAGTCAATCTGTCGACTATTCAATGTTATGCGTTAGAAAATATTCAACAAGAACTTGTCAGATAAGAATGGGAGATAGCGTCTGATTATTTGTTTGCGCGTCTCGTCATCTACCTGTGTCGGAAGTACGTTCTTGAGGTAATCAACAATTACTTCCTCTTCCAGAAATGGTGCGAGGGAACTGAGTTCCTTAGCATTATCCGGATTTTGACTGAGCTTGTGGAAAATCTGGTTTAAGCTATCATCATCGAGGAAAGGTGCTAATTCACGTATCTTTTTAAACTCGGTATTGGGGCTTTGCGCGATATCACGCAACTTGTCATCACTCAGAAATGGGTAGAAGTGTTTCAATGAATGCTCATTTGGGCCAAACAGTTTCACTACCTGATCAAAGATTGCATCGACATCATCATCGTCTAGGGCAAAAACCAGTTTAGAGATCAGCTGTAAGCTATCCTTCGTGCCGGCCTGTAGTTGACTATCGATGTAGCGTTTGATGTACGCAGAACTCAGGAATGGTGCGAGCTTATGTAATTGTTGGTTAAAGTCCGGCTCTCCTAAGTGTTCATCCACCTGTTGTTCGAGCGTTTCGTCAGAGATGAAAGGAGCAATCTCTACAATTTGTTCAAATGATAGGTGCTTGTCCGTGACTTTCTGCTCTACCTGCGCTGGTTTCATCAATGGGGCAGCTTGAACGAGGTCTTCAACGGGCATGGGCTCATCGTTTTGGACTATTTGAATAGTTCGGGCCCCCTCATGTGAACCCAGTAAATCTTCTAATGATAAGTCCAATACTTGGGAAATTTGATTATATTTATCGATGTCGGGCAGTGACTTGCTGCGCTCCCAATTACTAACGGCCTGGTAG
This window harbors:
- a CDS encoding ABC transporter ATP-binding protein; translation: MPQINFTNYTKVIKKKTILDDITFQFDSGKIYGLHGRNGSGKTMILRAISGLIFPTSGSVQVGDQVIHKDVDFPAETGVIIEHTDLLPQYTAFDNLKMLSRINNVASDDDINSALLAVGLEGHEKEKVKSFSLGMRQKLSIAQAIFEHPKLLLLDEPTNALDQETIRDVRQILLGLKQDGATIIIASHNKEDLDVLADEILLIHDERINIA
- a CDS encoding sugar ABC transporter permease, which produces MAHKSTTHTRSGQKRRNSIWINALTVVLGIVWILPVIWIILTSLRGEGGAFVQYFVPKSFTFQNYITLFQNPDYPFLQWFLNTLLVSSVTCVISTLITISMAYSLSRLRFRFRGPFLKIALVLNMFPGFMSMIAIYYILKAVNLNQSLIALILVYSSGAALGFYIAKGFFDTIPMALDESAMIDGATKFQIFTKITLPLSKPIIVYTALMSFMGPWMDFIFAKVILGDATHKYTTAIGLYSMMTKTTANSLFMTFTAGCVVIAIPITILFIFMQRYYVEGITSGAVKG
- a CDS encoding type II toxin-antitoxin system PemK/MazF family toxin; protein product: MYKPPQGDIIWLNFSPVVGSEMRGTHPALVVSSNHYNMKTNYVIVCPITSGGNNFSGYIPLNNYSIHGMVNSNS
- a CDS encoding ABC transporter ATP-binding protein; its protein translation is MVQIDLEHIYKEYPKSDHYAVMDFDLHIKDKEFIVFVGPSGCGKSTTLRMIAGLEDISKGDLKINGEVVNDLPSKDRDIAMVFQSYALYPHISVYENMAFGLRLRKYSKAEIDKRVDEAAEILGLTEFLSRRPADLSGGQRQRVALGRAIVRDAPIFLMDEPLSNLDAKLRVSMRAEIAKLHQRLNTTTIYVTHDQTEAMTMADRVVVMSVGKIQQVGTPAEIYDNPKNQFVASFIGSPSMNFFDVTYENGRIHNDKGIDLAVPEGRAKILDRNGYEGKHVVFGIRPEDIHTENAFLTSWPKQIVNARVVVSELLGATSQLYAEMGDEEFVATVDARDFHNPGDEVTMGFDINKGHFFDVDTTEAIK
- a CDS encoding DUF2712 domain-containing protein — protein: MVKKKRVLLLLGGTLALFLSLAGTVYASNDSISFKFTVSPWQQNGKAAGGRYRQTTHPENPWKVKLNSSSEGSGTITRFWLEDASANNVSTSVDATQGLGPYYTNALTTASQKTVWLTGENNNYNGVTYSVAGVWDEETWN
- a CDS encoding carbohydrate ABC transporter permease; this encodes MFTKFWKKDKTNTVIPKQISFCELFKKGDPLTKLQYFIMGSNNIAKKQIPKGLFFLIFEILFFYWLISNGIHAIAMLRTLGTKSQGWKLDKNLGIQIQQPGDNSMLLLLFGIASLLAIAIFGYVYWVSFKSNRKLYELAQEGRKIPSTMDDIRSLFDEKFHITLMSIPIVGVLTFTVLPLLYMISIAFTSYDHNHLPPKNLFHWVGFANFGSVINGDIAGTFFPVLTWTIVWAVVATATTFFGGILLALLLNAKQLKGKKYWRIVFMVTMAVPQFVSLLLMANLFNDSGPINALLLNWGWIKSSIPFLTDGTIAKLVIIFVNMWIGIPVTMLIATGIIQNLPQDQIEAATIDGANKFQIFRKITFPQIVFVMAPALIQQFIGNINNFNVIYLLTGGYPSNSKFYSAGETDLLVTWLYKLTVDSADYNLASVIGIIIFVLSAAFSLFAYKKTNSYQNGGLA
- a CDS encoding ABC transporter ATP-binding protein, whose translation is MKDLKSAGKFYYHYLSKYWKGMTVVLLLTIISTYLQVQAPVFMGEAFTKLTEYLQAWANPATHAAASKAGFYDALIKLVAFYVANAIAMLISSIVIARIAGKSTGTMRVGLFRKMQRLRISYFDTHSDGDILARYTSDLDNIFNAMNQALYEVMFSFTLFVGMVWMMFRQNVTLAWITIATTPIAVIVAFVVIKNAQKFVNRQQDDIGKMNGYINEQITGQKIIITNGLQEDSIAGFVQHNNQVKQTTYKGQIWSGILYPLMQGMALLNTAVVIFWGSWYVMNGKMSLAVGLGLIVIFVQYAQQYYQPIISLTSLYTMIQLSITGARRINEVREEPDEVKPTAGVPFSEIKEKINLTDIHFSYNPGKEILHGVNIEVDKGQMVALVGPTGSGKTTVMNLLNRFYDVDSGSITFDGQNIQDMDLDSLRGNVGIVLQDPQLFTGTIGENIKFGKPDASQEEIEAAAKQANIHDFIVSLPDGYETRIDDENSLFSAGQKQLMSIARTIITNPKLLILDEATSNVDTVTEAQIQAAMDNVIAGRTSFVIAHRLKTILNADKIVVLRNGEVIEEGSHKQLLDEQGFYYELYHNQMVFE
- a CDS encoding DUF2705 family protein; translation: MVNKRRLLVIAAGIGVFAYLWQLAIRASTMNDLYAGIIFNANLNFDFIQYFLFAVATLGFMGVGETFGRNFGIYVLVRNRSTFKMFLQFLWKAIKYTTFFEFTKVLVFGVVLVITSGKFDFADVGSFFYLLVMNYLFLLNIVAFEMFMEILVDSKIAIYATQVFLLGSIFVADTINRLSNYQSFGVLILLNSTMNNRMELLKDSAASVYVLAPIVQIFFFSIMCLFCVFKFRRKDWI
- a CDS encoding ABC transporter ATP-binding protein, which produces MKLLGLYLKKYWSNVTVATGAMVVIAFATLWQPKLLQNMIDAILQNDKQTVYELGIQLMGLAVLGIIAGIVNTIFSAKASQSIAADMRELAYRKIQTFSYGNIQKFSASNLVVRLTNDINQVQMVVMSLLQQLTRIPVLFIGSFILAIAVMPSLWWVIIAMLVLIVTTAMVSFTKMGKFFGQMQEMMEKNNTLARENLMGMRVVKSFVQEQEQIDKFSEASDEMTDVTIKIGNLFSILIPSFFLVGNMAVAVVVLLVGNMVTKDPGVLGASQAFISYLMQILFAVVMGGFMMTGASRAFVSLARLKEIYDEEPELTYPDVASIDLAASVEFEHVSFQYPNDDKKVLDDISFTVEPGEMIGVVGATGSGKSTLAQLIPRLYDPTEGVIKVGGHDLKTVNEESLRRTISFVLQRSTMFSGTISHNLRQGKPDATVDEMRWAAGVAQSAEFIEKLEHQYDAEVEERSANFSGGQKQRLSITRGVIAKPKILIMDDSTSALDAKSEKLVQEALDRELAGTTTFVIAEKISSIVKADKILVLDQGKLVGIGTHRELRQTNATYQEIYATQKALEEV